From a single Sander vitreus isolate 19-12246 chromosome 4, sanVit1, whole genome shotgun sequence genomic region:
- the LOC144517206 gene encoding tribbles homolog 2-like, which yields MSMGTAAASTQPCLKRLLDEPQDNFLKCKVARLDPNPPATGLLHCLRLRSPTPKCNQSQSPSRVGSYILLERCEGEKTYRAIHAHTKQQYTCQVLPLRGYQERLAAYARIGHHDNICSLLDVVIGQDSVYVFLPGHHGDMHAYLRSRKRLGEEEAGHLFTQMLNAVTHCHHHGVVLRDLKLRRFVFTDKYRTRLALLGLNDCVLLEGNHDDDSLTDRHGCPAYVSPELLTNGNRSYSGRAADIWSLGVSLYTMLIGRYPFQDTQPAALFAKIRCGAFSLPDWMSPRAKCLIGCMLRKSPAERLKATELLMHPWLTNPGAPYHNKHKTHQSSHKTLQNKQEDNDQVVPTWTEKH from the exons ATGAGCATGGGCACGGCCGCAGCCAGTACTCAGCCGTGTCTGAAGAGGCTATTGGATGAGCCCCAGGACAACTTCCTGAAATGTAAAGTAGCTCGTCTCGATCCGAATCCTCCCGCCACCGGCCTATTACACTGCCTCAGGCTCAGAAGCCCCACCCCCAAGTGCAACCAGAGCCAATCCCCATCCAGAGTCGGATCATACATCCTGTTGGAACGCTGCGAGGGGGAGAAAACTTACAGGGCCatccacgcacacacaaagcagCAGTACACTTGCCAG GTGCTTCCTCTACGTGGTTACCAAGAGCGGTTGGCTGCCTACGCACGCATCGGCCACCATGATAACATCTGCAGCCTGCTGGATGTGGTGATTGGCCAGGACAGCGTATACGTCTTCCTGCCCGGTCACCACGGCGACATGCATGCGTACTTGCGAAGCAGGAAGCGTCTAGGCGAGGAGGAGGCGGGGCATCTGTTCACTCAGATGCTGAACGCTGTGACGCACTGTCATCACCACGGAGTCGTCCTGAGAGACCTGAAGCTCCGCAGGTTCGTCTTCACAGACAAATACAG GACGCGTCTCGCTCTGCTCGGCCTTAACGACTGCGTCCTCCTGGAAGGTAACCATGACGACGACTCTCTGACGGACAGACACGGCTGCCCCGCCTACGTCAGCCCCGAGCTGCTGACCAATGGGAACAGGTCTTATTCGGGCCGTGCCGCAGACATCTGGAGCCTGGGTGTGTCTCTGTACACCATGCTGATTGGACGATATCCGTTTCAGGACACGCAGCCCGCTGCCCTATTCGCCAAGATCCGCTGTGGGGCCTTCAGCCTGCCTGATTGGATGTCACCGCGAGCCAAGTGTCTGATTGGCTGCATGCTGAGGAAGTCGCCCGCAGAGAGACTGAAGGCGACGGAGCTGCTCATGCACCCGTGGCTGACCAATCCCGGTGCGCCATATCACAACAAGCACAAAACGCATCAAAGCTCACACAAAACACTACAGAATAAACAAGAGGACAATGACCAGGTGGTGCCAACATGGACAGaaaaacactaa